In the Danio rerio strain Tuebingen ecotype United States chromosome 8, GRCz12tu, whole genome shotgun sequence genome, one interval contains:
- the alkal1 gene encoding ALK and LTK ligand 1 isoform X2, with translation MRAEKRWHILLSMILLLITSSQCMDSKEVKESERKTLLNLILQVIGEKPASRRVTSGLYSVSQDAKFSSRENTAHLPKPDNSRPIEIVPRDTSMKDKFIEHFTGPVKFPSECRTHFHRIYHNTRDCSRPTYYKRCARLLTRLAMSPLCTQS, from the exons ATGCGGGCTGAGAAGAGATGGCACATCTTGTTGAGTATGATTCTTTTGCTCATCACCTCCAGCCAGTGCATGGACAGCAAGGAGGTAAAGGAGTCGGAAAGGAAAACTCTGCTTAATCTAATCCTGCAAGTGATCGGGGAAAAGCCCGCGTCCAGACGCGTCACCAGTGGCCTCTACTCTGTATCTCAAGATGCTAAGTTTTCCTCGCGTGAAAACACTGCACATTTGCCCAAGCCGGACAACAGCAGACCAATAG AGATTGTCCCAAGAGACACAAGCATGAAAGACAAATTTATAGAGCATTTTAcag GGCCAGTCAAGTTTCCATCTGAATGCAGGAcacatttccacagaatttatcACAACACAAGGGATTGTTCCAGACCGACAT ATTATAAAAGATGTGCAAGATTGCTAACAAGGCTAGCGATGAGTCCCCTTTGCACACAATCATAG
- the alkal1 gene encoding ALK and LTK ligand 1 isoform X1 yields the protein MRAEKRWHILLSMILLLITSSQCMDSKEVKESERKTLLNLILQVIGEKPASRRVTSGLYSVSQDAKFSSRENTAHLPKPDNSRPIEIVPRDTSMKDKFIEHFTAGPVKFPSECRTHFHRIYHNTRDCSRPTYYKRCARLLTRLAMSPLCTQS from the exons ATGCGGGCTGAGAAGAGATGGCACATCTTGTTGAGTATGATTCTTTTGCTCATCACCTCCAGCCAGTGCATGGACAGCAAGGAGGTAAAGGAGTCGGAAAGGAAAACTCTGCTTAATCTAATCCTGCAAGTGATCGGGGAAAAGCCCGCGTCCAGACGCGTCACCAGTGGCCTCTACTCTGTATCTCAAGATGCTAAGTTTTCCTCGCGTGAAAACACTGCACATTTGCCCAAGCCGGACAACAGCAGACCAATAG AGATTGTCCCAAGAGACACAAGCATGAAAGACAAATTTATAGAGCATTTTAcag CAGGGCCAGTCAAGTTTCCATCTGAATGCAGGAcacatttccacagaatttatcACAACACAAGGGATTGTTCCAGACCGACAT ATTATAAAAGATGTGCAAGATTGCTAACAAGGCTAGCGATGAGTCCCCTTTGCACACAATCATAG